From a region of the Constantimarinum furrinae genome:
- a CDS encoding NADP-dependent malic enzyme, with translation MSKQSKRREALLYHAKPRPGKIQVVPTKKYATQRDLSLAYSPGVAEPCLEIEKDVNNVYKYTNKGNLVAVISNGTAVLGLGNIGPEASKPVMEGKGLLFKIFADIDVFDIEVNTENIDDFVLAVKSIAPTFGGINLEDIKAPEAFEIERRLKAELNIPVMHDDQHGTAIISAAALINALEIAEKKIEEVRIVISGAGAAAVSCTRLYKAFGAKAENIVMLDSKGVIRMDREGLSEEKAEFATSRKIDSLIEAMKDADVFVGLSIADIVTPKMLKAMANDPIVFAMANPDPEIDYDLAVKTRSDIIMATGRSDHPNQVNNVLGFPFIFRGALDVRATKINEEMKMAAVKALAALAKEPVPEQVNIAYGETRLNFGKEYIIPKPFDPRLIAAVPPAVAKAAMESGVATEPISDWNKYRDELYERMGSDNKIIRLLINRAKTNPKRIVFAEADHLDVLKAAQIVSDEGIGIPILLGRKEIIHELMEQLEFEAKVDVIDPKSDDQTEKLNEYAEKFWKNRRRSGVSLYDAQKLLRERNYFASMMVLEGDADAMISGYSRSYPSVVRPVLETIGKFEGVSKVATTNLMLTKRGPLFLSDTSINIDPTAKELAKIAQMTNYTMKMFGLDPVIAMISYANFGSSKDPHADKVREAVELLHKSNPDMVVDGELQTDFALNPVMLQRKFPFSKLAGKKVNALIFPNLDSANSNYKLLKELNSVESIGPIMLGLKKPVHILQLGASVEEIVNMAAVAVVDAQQKEKRQKELKKPKK, from the coding sequence ATGAGCAAACAAAGTAAACGTCGCGAAGCACTATTATATCACGCAAAACCCCGTCCGGGGAAAATTCAGGTAGTTCCAACCAAGAAGTATGCTACCCAACGTGATCTTTCGCTGGCGTATTCTCCCGGAGTAGCCGAGCCCTGCCTTGAAATAGAAAAGGATGTAAACAACGTTTATAAATATACGAATAAAGGAAATCTAGTTGCGGTTATTTCAAACGGGACTGCCGTACTAGGGTTAGGAAATATTGGTCCTGAAGCTTCCAAGCCTGTGATGGAAGGGAAAGGATTGTTATTTAAGATATTTGCCGATATCGATGTCTTCGATATTGAAGTAAACACAGAGAATATAGATGACTTTGTCTTGGCAGTTAAAAGCATTGCTCCAACATTCGGCGGAATAAATCTGGAAGATATAAAAGCACCTGAAGCTTTCGAGATAGAACGAAGACTAAAAGCAGAACTAAATATCCCGGTAATGCACGACGATCAACACGGGACAGCTATTATTTCGGCCGCTGCCTTGATCAATGCCCTGGAGATCGCCGAGAAAAAAATCGAGGAAGTACGAATTGTAATTAGTGGTGCAGGTGCCGCAGCGGTCTCCTGTACTCGTTTATACAAGGCCTTTGGAGCGAAAGCCGAAAACATTGTAATGTTGGACAGCAAAGGAGTGATTCGAATGGATCGGGAAGGTCTTTCAGAAGAAAAGGCAGAATTTGCTACTTCCAGAAAGATTGATTCCCTGATAGAAGCCATGAAGGACGCCGATGTTTTTGTAGGTCTTTCAATTGCAGATATCGTTACTCCAAAAATGCTAAAAGCAATGGCCAACGATCCTATTGTTTTCGCTATGGCAAATCCCGACCCTGAGATCGATTACGACCTGGCGGTTAAGACGCGCAGTGATATCATTATGGCCACCGGAAGAAGTGATCATCCCAATCAGGTAAATAATGTACTGGGCTTTCCGTTTATCTTTCGTGGGGCACTCGACGTGCGAGCAACCAAGATCAACGAAGAAATGAAGATGGCTGCTGTGAAGGCTCTTGCTGCCCTGGCTAAAGAACCGGTTCCCGAACAAGTGAATATTGCGTATGGGGAAACTCGCCTAAACTTTGGTAAAGAGTATATCATTCCAAAGCCCTTTGATCCCAGACTTATTGCTGCAGTACCTCCTGCTGTGGCCAAAGCCGCAATGGAGAGTGGAGTAGCTACCGAACCGATTTCAGACTGGAATAAGTACAGAGATGAACTTTATGAACGAATGGGTAGCGATAACAAGATTATTAGACTGCTCATAAACCGCGCGAAAACAAATCCGAAAAGGATCGTTTTTGCCGAAGCCGATCATCTGGATGTTTTAAAGGCAGCTCAGATCGTTTCCGATGAAGGTATCGGTATCCCTATTTTATTAGGACGAAAAGAGATCATTCATGAGTTGATGGAGCAGTTGGAATTTGAAGCAAAAGTGGACGTCATCGACCCGAAAAGTGATGATCAGACTGAAAAGCTGAACGAATATGCTGAAAAGTTCTGGAAAAACCGGCGACGGAGCGGAGTTTCCCTCTATGACGCTCAAAAGCTGTTACGAGAGCGTAATTACTTTGCTTCTATGATGGTTTTGGAAGGTGATGCGGATGCTATGATATCTGGATATTCAAGATCTTATCCATCAGTTGTTCGTCCGGTATTGGAAACCATTGGTAAATTTGAAGGGGTGAGTAAGGTGGCCACGACGAATTTGATGCTTACAAAAAGAGGTCCGTTATTCTTAAGTGATACCTCTATCAATATTGATCCAACAGCTAAAGAGTTGGCAAAGATCGCCCAGATGACCAACTACACCATGAAAATGTTTGGTTTGGACCCGGTAATTGCGATGATCTCTTATGCCAATTTCGGATCCTCCAAGGATCCACATGCAGACAAGGTAAGAGAGGCAGTTGAATTACTGCATAAATCTAATCCGGACATGGTGGTAGACGGTGAATTGCAAACCGATTTTGCTCTAAACCCGGTAATGCTTCAAAGAAAGTTTCCATTTTCAAAACTCGCGGGTAAAAAAGTAAATGCATTGATATTCCCTAATTTGGATTCTGCTAACAGTAACTACAAGTTGCTCAAGGAGTTGAACAGTGTGGAATCTATTGGTCCCATTATGCTTGGTTTAAAGAAACCGGTACACATTCTTCAGTTGGGTGCAAGTGTTGAGGAAATTGTGAATATGGCCGCAGTTGCCGTGGTAGATGCACAACAAAAAGAAAAGAGACAAAAGGAACTTAAAAAGCCTAAAAAGTAA
- the ruvA gene encoding Holliday junction branch migration protein RuvA encodes MITHIQGRLVEKNPTDVVIDCNGVGYFISISLHTFSQLPTSENVKLFTHLLVREDSHTLYGFSSEAEREIFRLLISVSGIGASTARTMLSSLSPDQVTEAIAGNDIASIQSVKGIGSKTAQRVILDLKDKILKVYGLSGISAVSSNTNKNEALSALETLGFARKQVEKVCDKIIAQDPEASVESIIKQALKNL; translated from the coding sequence ATGATAACCCATATACAGGGAAGATTAGTAGAAAAAAATCCAACTGATGTCGTTATAGATTGTAATGGGGTAGGCTACTTTATCAGCATTTCGTTACATACATTTTCACAACTCCCCACAAGTGAAAATGTGAAATTATTTACGCATTTACTGGTTCGCGAAGACTCCCATACATTGTATGGTTTCTCGAGTGAGGCGGAGCGTGAAATTTTCAGACTGTTGATCTCGGTTTCAGGAATTGGGGCAAGTACGGCGAGAACCATGCTTTCTTCACTTTCGCCGGATCAGGTAACTGAGGCCATAGCGGGGAATGATATCGCATCTATCCAGTCGGTTAAGGGAATTGGTTCTAAAACAGCGCAACGCGTTATTTTGGATCTTAAGGATAAGATTTTAAAAGTATACGGATTGTCGGGGATTTCTGCTGTTTCGAGCAATACGAATAAAAATGAAGCGTTATCAGCTTTGGAGACGTTAGGATTTGCAAGGAAACAAGTCGAAAAGGTTTGTGATAAAATTATAGCACAGGACCCGGAAGCATCGGTAGAATCGATTATTAAACAAGCTTTAAAAAATTTGTAA